Proteins encoded within one genomic window of Setaria italica strain Yugu1 chromosome IV, Setaria_italica_v2.0, whole genome shotgun sequence:
- the LOC105914229 gene encoding zinc finger CCCH domain-containing protein 43-like — protein MYAFWLYANKQSGLGWGRGTVVADDAWWKKHTKNHGEWRKLRYGPPDNLDELQVMFQNIAVDGSSSCIPGEQVIESDEGDEGDVGDRSPERTLPRKRCRSTSTTATSPRKRTKSPMVKVMKGIWETMQENCAVAQKALQGDYIFESVQHCMRLAVESGAVEGTDEHFMASKLFVKTEHRAVFLSLTTKEGRLAWLKRWCQEKKSK, from the exons ATGTATGCCTTCTGGTTGTATGCAAACAAACAGAGTGGACTTGGATGGGGTAGGGGCACGGTCGTGGCAGATGACGCTTGGTGGAAAAAGCACACAAAG AATCATGGCGAATGGAGGAAGCTGCGATATGGGCCTCCAGATAATCTAGATGAGCTTCAAGTGATGTTTCAGAATATTGCGGTGGATGGGTCATCTTCTTGCATACCTGGCGAACAGGTAATTGAAAGTGATGAAGGTGATGAAGGTGATGTTGGTGACAGGAGTCCTGAACGTACCCTTCCTAGAaagcggtgcaggagtactagCACTACTGCAACTAGCCCGAGGAAGAGGACAAAGAGTCCTATGGTGAAGGTAATGAAGGGGATATGGGAGACTATGCAAGAAAATTGTGCTGTTGCTCAGAAGGCATTGCAGGGGGACTACATTTTCGAATCTGTACAACACTGTATGCGTTTGGCGGTAGAGAGTGGGGCAGTTGAAGGAACTGATGAGCATTTTATGGCTAGCAAATTATTTGTGAAAACAGAGCATCGTGCCGTGTTTCTCAGTTTGACCACCAAAGAAGGAAGGCTAGCCTGGTTGAAGAGGTGGTGCCAGGAGAAGAAAAGCAAGTAG
- the LOC101765403 gene encoding amino acid permease 3, translating to MGGGRRGGVMELEHPLATLPRIRGGIDLDDDGKDRRSGTVWTATAHIITAVIGSGVLSLAWAMAQLGWVTGPVTLVLFAVITFYTCGLLADCYRVGDPVTGKRNYTYTEAVKSNLGGWYVWFCGFCQYANMFGTGIGYTITASISAAAINKSNCFHWHGHDADCSQNTSAYIIGFGVVQVLFSQLHNFHKLWWLSIIAAIMSFCYSTIAVGLSIAQTISGPLGKTTMTGTQVGVDVDSAQKVWMTFQALGNVAFAYSYAIILIEIQDTLRSPPAENETMRRATSMGISVTTAFYMLCGCLGYSAFGNGASGNILTGFGFYEPFWLVDFANACIVVHLVGGFQVFCQPLFAAVEGAVAARWPGSAREHGAARLNVFRLVWRTAFVAVITLLAILMPFFNSILGILGSIAFWPLTVFFPVEMYIRQRQVPRFSTKWAALQSLSFVCFLVTVAACAASVQGVLDSLKTYVPFKTRS from the exons GGACGGTATGGACGGCAACGGCGCACATCATCACGGCGGTGATCGGTTCCGGCGTGCTGTCGCTGGCGTGGGCGATGGCGCAGCTGGGTTGGGTGACCGGCCCGGTGACCCTGGTGCTCTTCGCGGTCATCACCTTCTACACCTGCGGCCTCCTCGCGGACTGCTACCGCGTCGGCGACCCCGTCACCGGCAAGCGCAACTACACCTACACCGAGGCCGTCAAGTCCAACCTAG GCGGGTGGTACGTCTGGTTCTGCGGCTTCTGCCAGTACGCCAACATGTTCGGCACCGGCATTGGCTACACCATCACAGCCTCCATCAGTGCTGC GGCCATCAACAAGTCCAACTGCTTCCACTGGCACGGGCACGACGCGGACTGCAGCCAGAACACGAGCGCCTACATCATCGGCTTCGGCGTGGTGCAGGTGCTCTTCAGCCAGCTCCACAACTTCCACAAGCTCTGGTGGCTCTCCATCATCGCGGCCATCATGTCCTTCTGCTACTCCACCATCGCCGTGGGCCTGTCGATCGCGCAGACCATCTCGGGGCCCCTGGGGAAGACGACCATGACCGGCACTCAGGTCGGCGTGGACGTGGACTCGGCGCAGAAGGTGTGGATGACGTTCCAGGCCCTCGGCAACGTCGCCTTCGCCTACTCCTACGCCATCATCCTCATCGAGATCCAGGACACGCTGCGGTCCCCGCCCGCTGAGAACGAGACGATGCGGCGGGCCACGTCGATGGGCATCTCCGTCACCACGGCGTTCTACATGCTGTGCGGCTGCCTGGGCTACTCGGCGTTCGGCAACGGCGCGTCGGGTAACATCCTCACCGGCTTCGGCTTCTACGAGCCCTTCTGGCTAGTCGACTTCGCCAACGCCTGCATCGTCGTGCACCTGGTCGGCGGCTTCCAGGTGTTCTGCCAGCCGCTGttcgccgccgtggagggcgccgtggcggcgcggTGGCCGGGGTCCGCGCGCGAGCACGGCGCCGCGCGCCTGAACGTGTTCCGGCTCGTGTGGCGCACGGCGTTCGTGGCTGTAATCACGCTGCTGGCCATCCTGATGCCCTTCTTCAACAGCATCCTGGGCATCCTCGGCAGCATCGCCTTCTGGCCGCTCACCGTCTTCTTTCCCGTCGAGATGTAcatccggcagcggcaggtGCCGCGGTTCAGCACCAAGTGGGCGGCGCTTCAGAGCCTCAGCTTCGTCTGCTTCCTCGTCACcgtcgccgcctgcgccgcctccgtGCAGGGAGTGCTCGACTCGCTCAAGACCTACGTGCCATTCAAGACGAGGTCGTGA
- the LOC101765807 gene encoding uncharacterized protein LOC101765807, with the protein MYTQWKTLNLRATGLGRDPVTGCIVADDEWWEEQNAATQGCNRFRTAPLEYEDQMRIMFESVIVTNKTSYVPSGDSNVDEHDVADAGGNSDWEAPKAPTSSERRAAKRPAPSSPKGKKKKTFRDQCMKRLVDAYELKV; encoded by the exons atgtatacccaATGGAAGACTTTGAACTTGAGAGCAACCGGATTGGGAAGAGATCCTGTTACTGGTTGTATTGTAGCTGATGATGAATGGTGGGAAGAACAAAATGCG gctacgcAAGGTTGTAACAGGTTCAGAACAGCCCCGCTTGAGTATGAGGATCAGATGCGAATCATGTTTGAATCTGTCATTGTTACAAATAAGACTTCATATGTTCCAAGTGGTGATAGCAatgttgatgaacatgatgttgCTGATGCTGGGGGCAACAGTGATTGGGAGGCACCTAAGGCCCCAACAAGTTCTGAGCGGAGGGCTGCAAAAAGGCCAGCTCCTAGTTCccctaaaggaaagaagaagaagacttttaGAGACCAGTGCATGAAGCGTTTGGTCGATGCATATGAGTTGAAAGTTTAA